From Methanosarcina lacustris Z-7289, one genomic window encodes:
- a CDS encoding DUF7289 family protein, which yields MKTRTNKSREKARKSLFNSESAGATVIAAILLLSIIFTVLAVVRTEYVPQWKTDAEQSHMSEVQNDMAELKSTADMVALSTASDQNSLGNGFSVTVPFTMGGGEIPVMEPSKSSGTLSVNTEHCIMTINPKRLSVTNDTKIVDCGGITYYSNNRQYMDQVFRYENGALILAQDNKSLMRQVPSFNMQKTKEGNYTVSIQAIEMKGKADSVSSNTDASLRLTGISAEKLYDSNETGEIDNFTCAIITNYPDAWVSYLNETAGNAELEYDTDYELGKMGSDGVYFSFHPTGSKNLDRLYISKSVIQAELGAGGSLNI from the coding sequence ATGAAGACCAGAACGAACAAAAGCAGGGAAAAGGCCAGGAAGAGCCTCTTCAACTCAGAATCCGCAGGAGCCACCGTAATTGCGGCAATACTGCTGCTGAGCATCATATTTACTGTACTTGCAGTGGTAAGGACTGAATATGTTCCGCAATGGAAAACTGATGCCGAACAATCGCATATGAGTGAAGTCCAGAACGATATGGCTGAACTCAAATCAACGGCAGACATGGTCGCCCTCTCGACGGCTTCAGACCAAAATTCTTTAGGTAACGGTTTTTCAGTAACTGTTCCATTTACCATGGGAGGAGGAGAAATCCCTGTTATGGAACCGTCAAAATCAAGCGGGACACTATCAGTAAACACAGAACATTGCATAATGACCATAAATCCCAAGAGGCTATCAGTCACAAACGATACTAAAATCGTGGACTGCGGGGGCATTACATATTATTCGAACAACCGGCAATATATGGATCAGGTTTTCAGGTATGAAAATGGAGCCCTGATCCTTGCTCAGGATAATAAGTCATTGATGAGGCAGGTTCCATCGTTCAATATGCAGAAAACCAAAGAAGGAAACTATACTGTCTCAATCCAGGCAATCGAAATGAAAGGCAAGGCTGATTCCGTTTCCTCGAACACTGATGCTTCTTTGAGGCTGACCGGAATTTCTGCCGAGAAATTATATGACAGCAACGAAACAGGGGAGATTGATAATTTCACCTGCGCAATTATAACGAATTATCCTGATGCCTGGGTTTCTTACCTCAACGAAACAGCAGGAAATGCAGAGCTTGAGTATGACACGGACTATGAACTTGGTAAAATGGGCTCAGATGGCGTATACTTTTCATTCCATCCCACCGGTAGCAAAAACCTCGATCGGCTCTACATAAGCAAATCTGTTATCCAGGCAGAACTGGGAGCTGGAGGCAGCCTGAACATTTAA
- the fdhD gene encoding formate dehydrogenase accessory sulfurtransferase FdhD encodes MPERYTIPYPARRIHSDGRAEDTKVLLAREVPVKLFLDGKAFTTLFTSPFELKELAVGHLITEGVISYGEIAGVEVEGNDVHILTRKESRTLRDEATMAQIFVDSDAVFDPEAIFTGTDHLESETYKLTRGTHLAALINRNGKLAAHIVDIGRHNAVDKVVGTAFLQGLDISQHYMLSTGRQPAYMITKAARAGIPFVATKAMPFDSGVEAAKKANMCLVGQLRPESMLVFANEWRIKNNKIKR; translated from the coding sequence ATGCCTGAGAGATACACCATTCCTTACCCTGCCAGAAGAATCCATTCAGACGGCAGGGCCGAAGACACTAAAGTATTGCTTGCAAGGGAAGTTCCTGTTAAACTTTTTCTTGATGGGAAAGCTTTTACGACCCTTTTTACTTCTCCTTTTGAACTGAAAGAGCTCGCAGTGGGGCATCTGATTACGGAAGGGGTTATCAGTTATGGAGAGATTGCAGGGGTTGAGGTGGAAGGTAATGATGTCCACATCCTGACTCGAAAGGAAAGCCGAACCCTACGGGATGAGGCCACCATGGCACAAATTTTCGTAGATTCGGATGCTGTTTTTGATCCAGAAGCCATTTTTACAGGCACAGATCATCTCGAATCCGAGACCTACAAGCTCACAAGGGGTACACATCTTGCCGCCCTTATAAACCGAAACGGAAAACTCGCAGCACATATTGTCGATATCGGCAGGCACAACGCCGTGGACAAGGTAGTAGGGACTGCCTTTCTCCAGGGGCTCGACATTTCACAACACTACATGCTTTCCACAGGCAGGCAGCCTGCCTACATGATTACAAAAGCAGCTCGTGCAGGAATCCCCTTTGTCGCCACCAAAGCCATGCCCTTTGACTCCGGAGTTGAAGCTGCAAAAAAAGCAAACATGTGCCTCGTGGGACAACTAAGACCAGAATCAATGCTGGTATTTGCCAATGAATGGCGGATCAAAAATAACAAAATAAAGAGGTAA
- a CDS encoding RNA-guided endonuclease InsQ/TnpB family protein: MALVTRTEQIQFKSETISGLAHASKNLFNTANYIIRQRFFENDKLYQETGEKGEGIWYKQLYSMLKNTEQYRALPAQTAQQVLKLLDKSWKSFFKALKVYAKSPELFLGRPKPPKYKHKDGEHILVFTNQQCKIVDGLLQFPKAVNLELKTRLVAVDLREVRVIPNANKYTCEIVYDKIVSDNEINSSRILGIDLGVRNIATIANNFGAKPIVVKGNTANNINQFYNVEKARIQHVYDLAKIKYGNKLAKLDFKRNNMIKDYFHKLSRRIVNYAIKNNVKSIIIGKNENWKQDVNMGRKNNQKFVQLPLAKLIEMIQYKAQEVNIEVVLQEESHTSKCSFLDNEPVEHRAKYVGRRIKRGLFKSATGIIINADVNGALNIIRKATPKAFADGVEGVGLHPKRCLITSFEYT; encoded by the coding sequence GTGGCATTAGTGACTAGAACTGAACAAATCCAATTCAAATCCGAAACTATCTCAGGACTAGCTCACGCATCCAAAAACCTGTTTAATACTGCCAACTACATAATACGGCAAAGATTCTTTGAAAATGATAAGCTATACCAGGAAACTGGTGAAAAAGGTGAAGGTATCTGGTATAAACAGCTTTACTCAATGCTAAAAAACACAGAACAATACAGAGCATTGCCAGCACAGACTGCTCAACAGGTACTTAAACTACTGGATAAAAGCTGGAAATCGTTCTTCAAAGCATTAAAAGTATACGCAAAATCTCCTGAATTGTTTTTAGGTAGACCTAAACCACCCAAATACAAACACAAAGATGGAGAACATATCCTGGTATTCACAAACCAGCAGTGTAAAATCGTAGATGGATTACTCCAATTCCCAAAAGCGGTAAACCTTGAATTAAAAACCAGACTGGTTGCTGTAGATCTCAGAGAAGTACGGGTAATCCCAAACGCAAATAAGTATACGTGTGAAATCGTGTACGACAAAATAGTTTCTGATAATGAAATTAACTCCAGTCGGATTTTAGGAATTGATCTTGGTGTTCGCAACATTGCAACTATCGCAAATAACTTTGGTGCAAAACCAATTGTTGTTAAGGGCAATACTGCAAACAACATTAATCAGTTTTATAACGTGGAAAAGGCCAGGATTCAACATGTATACGATCTGGCTAAAATTAAATATGGAAATAAACTTGCAAAACTTGACTTCAAACGAAATAACATGATAAAGGATTATTTCCACAAACTTAGCCGTAGAATAGTTAATTACGCAATCAAAAACAATGTTAAATCAATCATAATTGGCAAAAACGAAAACTGGAAGCAAGACGTTAACATGGGACGAAAAAACAACCAGAAGTTCGTTCAGCTCCCACTGGCTAAATTGATTGAAATGATCCAGTACAAAGCTCAGGAAGTCAACATAGAAGTTGTTCTTCAAGAAGAAAGCCATACCTCAAAATGTAGTTTCCTTGATAACGAACCTGTAGAACACAGAGCTAAATATGTCGGCAGACGAATCAAACGGGGTTTATTCAAATCTGCAACTGGGATAATTATCAACGCCGACGTCAACGGGGCTCTGAATATAATCAGGAAAGCAACTCCAAAAGCATTTGCAGACGGAGTGGAGGGTGTAGGGTTACACCCAAAGAGATGTTTGATAACATCTTTTGAATATACTTGA
- the hisB gene encoding imidazoleglycerol-phosphate dehydratase HisB yields the protein MRTSKISRKTKETDIQLELNLDGNGIADISTGIGFFDHMLTSFARHAEFDLKVRAEGDLYVDEHHLIEDTGIVLGKALAEALGDMAGIARFGEARIPMDEALAEVALDVGGRSYLVLKADFIAPQVGQFSTQLVKHFFETLASNAKITIHASVYGDNDHHKIEALFKAFAYAMKRAVKIEGKEVKSTKGTLGYHK from the coding sequence ATGAGAACAAGCAAAATCTCCCGTAAGACAAAGGAAACCGATATCCAGCTTGAGCTTAACCTTGACGGAAATGGCATTGCAGATATCAGTACAGGGATTGGATTTTTTGATCATATGCTGACTTCTTTTGCCAGGCATGCCGAGTTTGACCTCAAAGTACGTGCCGAAGGCGACCTTTATGTGGACGAGCATCACCTCATTGAGGATACGGGAATAGTCCTCGGAAAGGCTCTTGCCGAAGCTCTCGGGGATATGGCAGGAATAGCCCGTTTCGGGGAAGCCAGAATTCCCATGGATGAAGCTCTTGCCGAAGTTGCCCTGGATGTAGGCGGGCGCAGCTATCTCGTCCTGAAAGCAGATTTTATTGCTCCACAGGTAGGGCAGTTCAGTACCCAGCTGGTGAAACACTTCTTCGAAACCCTTGCCTCAAATGCGAAAATTACCATACATGCCAGTGTCTACGGAGATAATGATCACCATAAAATCGAGGCTCTCTTCAAGGCTTTTGCCTATGCCATGAAACGGGCTGTAAAAATCGAAGGCAAAGAAGTAAAAAGCACTAAAGGCACACTAGGTTATCATAAATGA
- the hisA gene encoding 1-(5-phosphoribosyl)-5-[(5-phosphoribosylamino)methylideneamino]imidazole-4-carboxamide isomerase encodes MAFEVIPAVDMRGGKCVQLVQGVPGNEIVSLDDPLAVALDWVGKGAKTLHLVDLDGAIEGERKNAPIIEKIVEACREKGVSIQVGGGIRSFEDAASLLELGVSRVILGTAALQNPELVKKLSKAFGNSCVNVALDAKNGKISIKGWTEECAQTPVEMGRKFEELGAGSLLFTNIDSEGLMQGVNPVPTRELVESVSIPVIASGGVSSLEDLLVLKKTGAAGVVVGSALYTGRFTLEEAIEAALGN; translated from the coding sequence ATGGCTTTTGAAGTGATTCCTGCAGTGGATATGAGAGGAGGAAAGTGCGTTCAGCTTGTGCAGGGCGTGCCGGGCAATGAGATAGTATCCCTTGATGATCCTCTCGCAGTTGCCCTTGATTGGGTTGGAAAAGGAGCAAAGACCCTTCATCTGGTAGACCTTGACGGGGCAATTGAAGGAGAGCGAAAAAATGCCCCCATAATCGAAAAGATAGTCGAGGCATGCAGGGAAAAAGGTGTGAGTATCCAGGTTGGAGGAGGTATTAGAAGCTTTGAAGATGCAGCCTCCCTTCTTGAGCTTGGGGTTTCAAGAGTAATTCTCGGAACCGCTGCTCTCCAGAACCCTGAACTTGTAAAAAAGCTTTCCAAAGCCTTTGGGAACTCATGTGTAAACGTTGCGCTGGACGCAAAGAACGGGAAAATCTCAATCAAGGGCTGGACTGAGGAGTGCGCGCAAACTCCTGTCGAGATGGGCAGGAAGTTTGAAGAGCTGGGAGCCGGGAGCCTTCTTTTTACTAATATCGATTCCGAAGGCCTGATGCAGGGAGTAAACCCTGTTCCGACAAGGGAACTTGTGGAATCGGTCAGCATTCCTGTAATTGCCTCCGGAGGGGTAAGCTCCCTGGAAGACCTTTTGGTCCTGAAGAAAACCGGGGCTGCAGGCGTTGTGGTAGGCAGTGCCCTTTACACAGGCAGGTTTACCCTTGAAGAGGCAATTGAGGCTGCCCTTGGGAACTGA
- the hisG gene encoding ATP phosphoribosyltransferase: MIRIAIPNKGRLHEPTMSIFKDAGLPISGGAESRILFAKTTDPEIHILFARAADIPEYVQDGAADVGITGMDLITERGANVESLLDLKFGKASLVLAVPEDSVLQKAQDLEGKKVATEFPEITYQYFKNLGVTVEIIKVSGACEMTPHVGIADAIVDISSSGTTLLINHLKAIDTVFSSTVHLIANKKSLKEKDKILDIKTALESVLNAKNKRYLMMNVPEAALQTVKEVLPGMSGPTVMKVESSRSSKESFLAVHSVVDADLIFTLVNKLKKVGARDILVVPIERIMP; the protein is encoded by the coding sequence ATGATTCGAATTGCAATACCTAATAAAGGGCGCCTTCACGAACCCACAATGTCTATTTTTAAAGATGCAGGGCTTCCCATTAGTGGAGGAGCCGAAAGCCGAATACTCTTTGCAAAAACTACGGACCCTGAGATTCATATTCTCTTTGCCAGGGCTGCTGATATACCTGAGTATGTACAGGACGGCGCTGCAGATGTAGGTATTACAGGAATGGACCTGATTACGGAAAGAGGAGCAAATGTTGAGTCCCTTCTGGACCTTAAATTCGGGAAAGCGAGCCTTGTTCTGGCGGTTCCTGAGGACTCTGTGCTCCAGAAAGCCCAGGATCTTGAAGGCAAAAAAGTGGCAACCGAGTTTCCGGAGATCACGTACCAGTACTTCAAAAACCTCGGAGTTACCGTTGAAATTATAAAGGTCAGTGGGGCCTGCGAAATGACTCCTCATGTAGGAATTGCAGATGCAATTGTAGATATTTCAAGCTCAGGGACAACTCTCCTGATTAACCACTTGAAAGCTATCGACACAGTCTTTTCTTCTACGGTTCATCTGATCGCTAACAAAAAAAGCCTCAAGGAAAAGGACAAAATCCTGGATATAAAAACTGCACTTGAAAGTGTGCTTAATGCGAAGAATAAACGCTATTTAATGATGAACGTTCCCGAAGCCGCTCTTCAAACAGTAAAAGAGGTCCTTCCAGGAATGTCAGGCCCAACAGTTATGAAGGTTGAGTCCAGCAGATCGTCTAAAGAATCATTCCTTGCGGTTCATTCCGTTGTGGATGCTGACCTGATCTTTACCCTCGTAAACAAGCTCAAGAAGGTTGGTGCAAGGGATATACTTGTCGTCCCCATCGAAAGAATCATGCCCTGA
- a CDS encoding methionine adenosyltransferase translates to MARNIKVEELLQTPIEKQRIELVERKGIGHPDSISDGLAEAVSRALCREYITKCGAVLHHNTDETQIVAGRSSPRFGGGEVLQPIYMLLVGRATKEFEGAELATESVALQAARKYLRNIMVNMDLERDVIIDCKLGTGSSDLRDVFKRDRVPVANDTSFGVGHAPFSELENIVYNTERQLLTDLKSRMPAIGEDMKVMGLRDGEDITLTICSGMIGRYIDDLDGYISMTEEMKTYVEELSTHYTERNVKVQINTGDNLKTGCIFLTVTGTSAEMGDDGSVGRGNRCNGLITPNRPMSMEATSGKNPINHIGKIYNLLSTQMARDIVQQVPDVQDVNIRLLSQIGKPIDQPLVASAQIIPKEGTSFAKVKSEAEVVIDDWLSNVTKITEMVIKGELNTF, encoded by the coding sequence ATGGCCCGAAATATAAAAGTAGAAGAGCTTTTGCAAACCCCGATTGAAAAGCAGCGGATAGAGCTTGTAGAACGCAAAGGAATAGGGCACCCTGACAGCATATCGGACGGACTTGCCGAAGCCGTAAGCCGGGCGCTATGCAGGGAATACATAACCAAATGTGGAGCTGTACTCCACCATAACACTGATGAAACCCAGATCGTAGCTGGAAGGTCCAGCCCGAGATTCGGGGGAGGAGAGGTACTGCAGCCCATATATATGCTCCTTGTAGGCAGAGCCACTAAAGAATTTGAAGGTGCCGAGCTTGCCACAGAGTCCGTAGCTCTCCAGGCTGCCCGCAAGTACCTGAGAAATATCATGGTGAATATGGATCTTGAGAGGGACGTTATCATAGACTGCAAACTCGGAACAGGGTCTTCAGACCTCAGAGATGTCTTCAAGAGAGACAGGGTGCCGGTTGCAAATGATACCTCTTTCGGAGTTGGGCATGCCCCATTTTCTGAACTTGAAAATATCGTATACAATACAGAGAGGCAGCTCCTTACCGATCTGAAGTCCCGCATGCCTGCAATAGGAGAAGACATGAAGGTTATGGGGCTCAGGGATGGGGAAGATATAACCCTTACTATCTGCAGTGGTATGATTGGGAGGTATATTGACGACCTTGATGGCTACATAAGCATGACTGAAGAAATGAAGACCTATGTAGAAGAGCTTTCAACTCACTATACTGAGCGGAACGTGAAGGTGCAGATTAACACAGGCGATAACCTGAAAACAGGTTGTATCTTCCTCACAGTTACCGGAACCTCAGCTGAAATGGGAGATGATGGTTCGGTAGGACGCGGAAATCGTTGCAATGGGTTGATCACACCTAACAGGCCTATGAGTATGGAGGCAACCAGTGGAAAGAACCCGATTAACCATATCGGAAAAATCTACAACCTTCTCTCGACGCAGATGGCCCGGGATATTGTACAGCAGGTTCCAGACGTACAGGACGTCAATATAAGGCTGCTCTCCCAGATCGGAAAGCCCATTGACCAGCCGCTTGTGGCAAGCGCTCAGATCATTCCAAAAGAAGGGACCTCCTTTGCAAAAGTCAAATCGGAAGCAGAAGTTGTAATTGACGATTGGCTTTCCAATGTGACAAAAATCACGGAAATGGTTATCAAGGGAGAACTGAACACATTCTAA
- a CDS encoding protease inhibitor I42 family protein has protein sequence MIAQIFTNANSFDTVSINLGNTFVIKLRDQPGEHMYSKEDPVVETVWKMEAGEGLRLLREQFTPDVTDTKTGPGIHEWEYEAVKPGIWEIEGSYTIFRFGGEERFKLTVKVI, from the coding sequence ATGATCGCTCAAATCTTTACGAACGCCAATAGTTTCGATACGGTCAGCATCAATCTTGGAAATACCTTTGTGATAAAACTCAGGGATCAACCCGGAGAGCACATGTACAGTAAGGAAGATCCTGTTGTCGAAACTGTATGGAAGATGGAAGCTGGGGAAGGTCTCAGACTGCTCAGAGAACAGTTCACTCCGGATGTCACAGATACAAAGACTGGCCCGGGGATTCATGAATGGGAATACGAGGCTGTAAAACCAGGAATCTGGGAAATTGAAGGCAGTTATACAATTTTCCGTTTTGGAGGCGAGGAGAGGTTCAAACTAACAGTTAAGGTTATCTAA
- a CDS encoding M24 family metallopeptidase, with the protein MIESDFSIKKALEEAGTDAYLITGNIHNADIYYATRFLASDDFIYLQTGIGKEVIFISEMERGRAEIESRVSNIKTTQDFGYREKITEKKDATIAYAACVSELLLEENVKKVAVSYDFPVFYSNYLTEAGFTVVPVKSPFRKMRCVKRPEEIEAIKHTQMAGEKAMEAAIALITEAEERDGILYLEGQVLTGAKVNSVIDHTLLDFGCEAEETIVSCGMDTANPHGTTDGPLRANAPIILDIFPRSKKQRYFADMTRTVLRGEASEEIKAIYETVFEAQKKALGMVKPGVSASEIHSTVCDLFEARGYHTYRSGATAGFTHSTGHGVGLDIHELPGVGENGVLLEAGNVITIEPGLYYPGIGGVRLEDMVLVTETGCENFTGLEKKFVLKSVI; encoded by the coding sequence ATGATAGAGTCAGACTTCAGCATAAAAAAAGCCCTTGAGGAAGCAGGGACAGATGCTTACCTGATTACAGGGAATATTCACAATGCCGATATTTATTATGCAACCCGTTTCCTGGCATCGGACGATTTCATTTACCTGCAAACCGGAATCGGAAAAGAAGTTATTTTCATTTCGGAAATGGAGCGTGGAAGGGCTGAAATCGAGTCAAGGGTCTCAAATATAAAAACAACTCAGGACTTTGGCTACCGCGAAAAAATAACGGAGAAAAAGGATGCAACTATTGCCTACGCAGCTTGCGTGTCCGAACTGCTCCTTGAAGAAAATGTAAAAAAAGTTGCAGTTTCCTATGATTTTCCGGTCTTTTACTCCAACTATCTTACAGAAGCGGGTTTTACCGTAGTGCCTGTAAAAAGCCCATTCCGGAAAATGAGGTGCGTAAAGAGACCCGAGGAGATTGAAGCCATAAAGCATACCCAGATGGCAGGGGAAAAAGCCATGGAAGCAGCAATTGCCCTGATAACAGAAGCAGAAGAAAGGGACGGCATTCTCTATCTTGAAGGGCAGGTCCTTACCGGGGCTAAAGTGAATTCAGTCATTGACCATACTCTGCTGGATTTTGGGTGCGAAGCCGAAGAAACGATTGTCTCCTGTGGGATGGATACTGCAAATCCTCACGGAACTACGGACGGCCCTCTCAGGGCGAATGCTCCGATCATCCTGGATATTTTCCCAAGGAGCAAAAAGCAGCGATATTTTGCAGACATGACGCGGACCGTGCTCAGAGGTGAGGCTTCAGAAGAGATAAAGGCAATTTATGAAACTGTATTTGAAGCCCAAAAAAAAGCTCTGGGAATGGTAAAACCCGGAGTTTCTGCCTCTGAAATACACAGTACAGTCTGTGACCTGTTTGAGGCACGAGGCTATCACACTTACAGAAGTGGAGCAACAGCCGGATTCACACATTCCACAGGTCATGGGGTCGGGCTTGACATCCATGAACTTCCTGGGGTAGGAGAAAACGGCGTGCTTCTGGAGGCAGGTAATGTGATAACAATCGAGCCCGGACTGTATTATCCGGGAATTGGGGGGGTCCGGCTTGAGGATATGGTGCTGGTTACCGAAACAGGGTGTGAGAACTTTACAGGATTAGAAAAGAAATTTGTATTAAAATCCGTTATATAA
- the map gene encoding type II methionyl aminopeptidase, which translates to MTDNVYNREDILEKYREAGRILKIVRTEAADMVRVGNSLLEVADFVEKKTIELGGRPAFPCNISRNQEAAHATPKVGDTDVFGKDIVKLDLGVHVDGYIADSAITVDLSGNSDLLKASEDALAAAIDLVKPGVSTGEVGTVIEETIRSYGLSPILNLTGHGLSQYEAHDNPGVPNRHVEGGYIMKEGDVLAIEPFATNGAGLVHDGSWAEIYSLIKKKPVRLPAVRNVLKQVEEYRELPFAKRWLNSDKLEYSLIQLERAGIIHSYPVLIESSGGLVSQSEHTLIITLDGCEVTTK; encoded by the coding sequence ATGACAGATAATGTATACAACAGAGAAGACATCCTTGAAAAGTACAGAGAAGCAGGCAGGATTCTGAAGATTGTCAGGACCGAAGCTGCAGACATGGTTAGGGTCGGAAATAGTCTGCTTGAAGTTGCTGATTTTGTGGAAAAGAAAACCATAGAACTTGGAGGCAGACCTGCCTTCCCCTGCAATATCTCAAGAAACCAGGAAGCTGCCCATGCAACCCCCAAAGTAGGGGACACGGATGTATTCGGAAAAGATATAGTGAAGCTGGACCTCGGAGTCCATGTTGACGGGTACATAGCAGACTCGGCAATAACTGTGGATCTCTCAGGAAATTCCGACCTCTTAAAAGCCTCTGAAGATGCCCTTGCAGCAGCCATTGACCTGGTGAAGCCAGGGGTCAGCACAGGAGAGGTAGGAACTGTAATAGAGGAGACGATCCGCAGCTATGGCTTAAGTCCTATTCTGAACCTCACAGGTCACGGGCTTTCTCAGTATGAGGCCCATGACAACCCCGGAGTGCCCAACAGACACGTAGAAGGTGGATATATCATGAAAGAAGGAGATGTACTTGCAATCGAACCCTTTGCAACTAACGGGGCAGGTCTTGTACACGACGGAAGCTGGGCAGAGATATACAGCCTTATAAAGAAAAAGCCTGTCCGCTTGCCAGCAGTCAGAAACGTCCTGAAACAGGTAGAAGAGTATAGGGAACTCCCCTTTGCAAAGCGCTGGCTCAATTCAGACAAACTTGAATATTCATTGATCCAGCTTGAAAGAGCCGGAATTATCCACTCTTATCCCGTACTTATTGAAAGTTCCGGAGGGCTTGTGTCCCAGTCAGAACATACGTTAATAATAACCCTGGATGGATGCGAAGTCACAACAAAATAA
- a CDS encoding YunC family protein — MLIEQIPLENGCALCLRFEMQKYPLLVIRAEKGFLMCGYLNVSAAETLGDTAAKVKGVQSFEDMLKAPVVEVTKFAEELGIEVGITGREALEKMF, encoded by the coding sequence ATGCTCATTGAACAGATTCCACTTGAAAACGGGTGCGCACTTTGCCTCCGATTTGAGATGCAGAAGTATCCCCTGCTGGTTATAAGGGCAGAGAAGGGTTTTCTGATGTGCGGCTATCTTAATGTCAGTGCCGCTGAGACCCTCGGGGATACGGCAGCAAAAGTGAAAGGGGTGCAGAGTTTCGAAGATATGCTCAAAGCCCCTGTTGTTGAGGTAACAAAGTTTGCAGAAGAGCTCGGAATTGAGGTTGGAATAACTGGTAGGGAAGCCCTTGAAAAAATGTTTTGA
- a CDS encoding TRM11 family SAM-dependent methyltransferase has translation MLYAFELSGEHDELPVAEVFACLKIEKLDFRLHARVDQCLVVDISGREKDVERALTGPVTERLAMTHHILKVVGITENNPDAVLKLAEAFESRGYIREGESFVVRAKRIKHHVDFPCDSLEQKIGGFIYRKGFRANLTSPDVEFRLILSEKAVLGTLLSSVDRSAYEARTPQNKPFFHPGVLMPRVARVITNLSGIKPGELLLDPFCGTAGILVEAGFVGARVIGIDAQEKLVLGAHMNLEAYELDYLLMEGDACRIPLKDSTIDTVVTDPPYGRSAAILAGSLEELYSGALEEIHRVLKPGGIAVVVSDKAAFEYGEKAGLKVLEIYVQRVHRSLTRIITIFQKDMD, from the coding sequence ATGTTATACGCTTTTGAACTCTCTGGAGAACACGACGAGTTGCCCGTCGCCGAAGTCTTTGCCTGCCTTAAAATTGAGAAGCTTGATTTCCGGCTTCACGCAAGAGTCGACCAGTGCCTTGTAGTGGATATCTCAGGCAGAGAAAAGGATGTTGAAAGAGCCCTCACAGGCCCTGTAACTGAAAGGCTGGCAATGACCCACCATATACTGAAAGTTGTAGGGATTACCGAAAACAACCCTGATGCGGTCCTGAAGCTTGCGGAAGCCTTTGAATCCAGGGGGTATATCAGGGAAGGAGAGAGTTTTGTTGTCAGGGCAAAGAGGATCAAACACCACGTTGACTTTCCGTGTGATTCCCTTGAGCAAAAAATTGGAGGATTCATCTACAGGAAAGGGTTTCGGGCAAACCTGACGAGCCCTGATGTGGAATTCCGGCTCATCCTGAGTGAAAAAGCTGTACTTGGGACCCTTCTGTCCTCGGTTGACAGGAGCGCATACGAAGCCAGGACTCCCCAGAACAAGCCTTTTTTCCACCCTGGCGTACTTATGCCAAGGGTTGCCCGCGTTATTACAAACCTTTCCGGGATAAAGCCGGGAGAGCTTCTCCTTGATCCTTTCTGTGGCACTGCAGGCATACTTGTAGAAGCCGGGTTTGTGGGGGCAAGGGTCATAGGAATAGATGCCCAGGAAAAACTCGTCCTAGGGGCTCATATGAATCTTGAAGCTTATGAACTGGACTACCTCCTGATGGAGGGAGATGCCTGCAGGATTCCGCTAAAGGACTCTACAATCGATACCGTTGTCACCGATCCGCCCTACGGGAGATCGGCAGCAATCCTTGCCGGGTCTTTAGAAGAGCTATATTCCGGCGCCCTTGAAGAAATCCATCGTGTCTTAAAACCCGGAGGTATCGCAGTTGTTGTCTCGGACAAGGCAGCATTTGAGTACGGGGAGAAGGCAGGACTTAAGGTTCTTGAGATTTATGTACAGAGAGTACATAGGAGTCTCACACGGATAATAACTATTTTCCAGAAGGATATGGATTAG